The following proteins are co-located in the Candidatus Methanogranum gryphiswaldense genome:
- a CDS encoding sugar phosphate isomerase/epimerase, whose protein sequence is MMKHLLSYSVFQPLDELSKVDVGEFLKSVGCDGLELFTLYDDVPECYLPYSASVHLPYAVDWYRGWTGNVDKEKYSRGDLDYITFGIDREEMVSNIRKMIGKATLVDPAYGILHAGSTDLEQVCHRKYVADDRKVLYAFAEMMNTVVSGYKNGEPPFRLAFENLWWSGLKLREPWEYRLIEDKMEFENWCFCLDTGHLMNGLSDAIDETSAIDGAMKIIDRYPQEMRDRIRVMHLHYSASADYRNTFDEKDISIDEGFEKIMGDSYQHVSMIDQHRPFTDRRCLELVNSINPDFVTHEMLSGNGKDVISDFKKQRSLFY, encoded by the coding sequence ATCATGAAACACCTTTTGAGTTATTCTGTATTTCAGCCCCTCGATGAGCTTTCAAAAGTAGATGTGGGCGAATTTTTGAAAAGTGTCGGGTGTGACGGATTGGAACTGTTCACCTTATATGATGATGTACCAGAGTGTTATCTCCCGTACTCAGCATCTGTCCATCTTCCGTATGCCGTTGATTGGTATAGGGGATGGACAGGTAATGTGGACAAGGAAAAGTATTCTCGGGGAGATCTGGATTATATAACTTTTGGAATAGACCGGGAAGAGATGGTATCCAACATACGTAAGATGATCGGTAAGGCCACATTGGTAGACCCAGCATACGGTATATTACATGCCGGAAGCACAGACCTTGAGCAGGTATGTCATCGTAAATACGTCGCTGATGACAGGAAGGTCCTTTATGCTTTCGCAGAGATGATGAACACCGTGGTTTCTGGATATAAGAACGGGGAACCGCCATTCAGGCTTGCTTTTGAGAATCTATGGTGGTCAGGGTTGAAATTGAGAGAACCTTGGGAATATAGGTTGATCGAGGATAAGATGGAGTTCGAGAATTGGTGTTTCTGTTTGGATACCGGACACTTGATGAACGGGCTTTCAGATGCCATAGACGAGACTTCGGCCATCGATGGAGCCATGAAGATAATAGACAGGTACCCTCAGGAGATGAGAGACCGTATAAGGGTGATGCATTTACATTACAGTGCATCTGCGGATTACAGGAATACATTCGATGAGAAGGACATTTCTATTGACGAAGGATTCGAAAAGATAATGGGAGATTCATATCAGCACGTCAGTATGATAGATCAGCATAGACCTTTCACAGACAGAAGATGTTTGGAACTTGTGAATTCAATAAATCCTGATTTTGTGACTCATGAAATGTTATCTGGTAATGGCAAAGATGTGATATCTGATTTTAAAAAGCAGCGTTCTTTGTTCTATTAA